Proteins encoded within one genomic window of Lactococcus garvieae:
- the dnaG gene encoding DNA primase, protein MAFLTNEEVTEIKSQVNIADLISQYVPLTKSGKNYLGLCPFHGEKTPSFNVNASKGFYHCFGCGKSGDAIEFIKDYKQVGFVDAVKEVASFAGITLNLESFDSDEKDNPNALLYEINNQAARLYNIVLTSTEIGEKARLYLEKRGITAEIIKQFNIGLAPDENDFIFKNLSGKFEEAVQANSGLFHFSSNKVFDAFQNRIMFPLKNEYGHVVGFSGRKWQENDTSKAKYINTSATSIFDKSYELYNLDRAKPVISKTREVYLMEGFMDVIAAYKSGIFNVVATMGTALTEKHISRLRKIANNYVLIYDGDNAGQNAIYKAIDLIGEDKTQIVRVPEGLDPDDYSKKYSAESLANLMENARIQPTEFLIDYLKPDNLSNLQNQLDFIEQMAPVIARVSSITAQDAFIRKLVEILPDFEYNQVEQSVNLKRENVLKSSAEAGNFDEDFGSYNEEQFSYYPDPGLIATDQNYFESFPQKLEELSPVQQKISHLSRSERAEEQLLNRMIYHQNVLQRFAEDETFRFVHQRYQNLFDKIILEAMSFDEIDPSHLSGSLDAEEKNIFYQILSLDLPDETSSQELEDLVAVFAKEMEQIKFSELQKQLENARKTGNKERELELTIQIINQKKKI, encoded by the coding sequence TAATTTCACAGTATGTACCTCTAACCAAGTCAGGGAAAAACTACTTGGGACTTTGCCCATTTCATGGGGAAAAAACACCGAGCTTTAATGTCAATGCTAGCAAGGGTTTTTATCATTGCTTTGGTTGTGGGAAATCTGGGGATGCGATTGAATTTATAAAAGACTACAAGCAAGTTGGTTTTGTCGATGCAGTAAAGGAAGTGGCGAGTTTTGCAGGGATTACCTTAAATCTTGAGAGTTTTGACTCAGATGAAAAGGATAATCCAAATGCTCTTCTTTATGAGATAAATAATCAAGCTGCACGACTTTATAATATCGTTCTTACCTCTACGGAGATTGGAGAAAAAGCACGACTTTATTTAGAAAAACGTGGCATTACAGCAGAGATAATAAAGCAATTTAATATTGGTTTGGCACCTGATGAAAATGATTTTATCTTCAAAAATCTTTCAGGAAAGTTTGAGGAAGCTGTTCAAGCGAATTCAGGTCTATTTCATTTTTCAAGCAATAAGGTATTTGATGCCTTTCAAAATAGAATCATGTTTCCTCTGAAGAATGAATACGGACATGTGGTTGGTTTTTCGGGACGTAAATGGCAGGAGAACGATACAAGTAAGGCAAAGTATATTAATACCAGTGCTACAAGTATATTCGATAAGTCCTATGAGTTATATAATTTAGATCGAGCAAAACCTGTAATATCCAAAACGCGTGAAGTCTATTTGATGGAAGGCTTTATGGATGTAATAGCGGCTTACAAATCGGGAATATTTAATGTCGTAGCTACTATGGGAACAGCTTTGACTGAGAAGCATATCAGCCGTTTGCGAAAAATAGCAAATAACTATGTTCTCATCTACGATGGTGATAATGCTGGACAAAATGCGATTTATAAAGCTATTGATCTAATTGGCGAGGATAAAACGCAGATAGTTCGTGTTCCAGAGGGACTTGATCCCGATGACTATAGTAAAAAGTATTCTGCTGAGTCATTAGCTAATTTGATGGAAAATGCCCGGATACAGCCGACAGAATTTTTGATTGATTATCTTAAACCCGACAACCTTTCAAATTTACAGAATCAACTGGATTTTATTGAGCAAATGGCACCAGTAATTGCAAGGGTTTCCTCGATTACTGCTCAAGATGCATTTATAAGAAAATTAGTTGAGATTTTGCCTGATTTCGAGTATAATCAAGTAGAGCAATCTGTCAATTTAAAGCGTGAAAACGTCCTTAAATCAAGTGCAGAAGCGGGTAATTTTGATGAAGATTTCGGTAGCTATAATGAAGAGCAGTTTTCTTATTATCCTGATCCAGGATTAATAGCTACGGATCAAAACTATTTTGAAAGTTTTCCTCAGAAGCTGGAGGAATTAAGTCCTGTACAACAAAAAATTTCGCATCTTTCTAGAAGTGAACGTGCGGAGGAGCAACTTTTAAATCGGATGATTTACCATCAGAATGTTCTCCAGCGGTTTGCGGAGGATGAGACGTTTCGCTTTGTCCATCAGCGCTATCAAAATCTTTTTGATAAAATTATTCTTGAAGCCATGAGCTTTGATGAAATCGACCCTTCTCATCTAAGCGGATCCTTGGATGCTGAAGAAAAAAATATATTTTATCAAATCTTAAGTTTAGATTTACCAGACGAGACTAGTAGTCAAGAACTTGAAGATTTGGTAGCCGTTTTTGCCAAGGAAATGGAACAAATAAAGTTCAGCGAACTGCAAAAGCAACTAGAAAATGCCCGAAAAACGGGAAACAAGGAGCGTGAGCTTGAGCTCACTATCCAAATAATTAATCAGAAGAAAAAAATATAA